TAACCCGAATCCCATAATGAGACGATTCTCTAAAGAATACTTCTGCTAATTATTACAATTTATTTTATGGCTAACGTTATTGTATTTGCTCCAATCTGTTTTGAACAAGGAATGGCTGGTTCGAAACGATTGGGTAACCTGTCAAAAGATATCCCCCCCCGCTACGCTGTAGTGAATTTGTTTGCAGGGATGAACGGGAAAAAGACACGAGGACACACTTCGTTGTCATTCAGTGGATTTGTTGAGTTTTACCATCAGGTAGTTCGCTTAAAAAGAGACTATGAAATGGCCTATTTTTACTATTATGGTTATCCAACTATTCAAAATATACATTATCTGCTTCTCGTGCATCTTTTGGGGTATCATCTTATTTTAGACATCGTAGAAGATTATAGGGTGGTCAGGGGATTAAAAAAGGGACTTCGCTGGAAGATTAAGATTAATGTATCCTTATTGCTGCTCAAGCTTTCACGGTTTTTCCCCATAAGCTATGTTGGGATTTCAGAGCCAATAATTCAATGGCTAAATAATTACATAGCAGATGCTCAAAGGATCATTTGTATTCCGGTTTCTGTGGATTCAGAACTGATTCATCGAATAAAGAAAAAGGAGGTCACTGCCGGGGACAGGCTTACTTTTTTTTATGGTGGTACATTCGCTGAAAAAGACGACATTTTAATTCTGTTAGAGGCATTTAATCTGCTGGTTAAGTCCTATAGCAGAGGAGTGAAACCTAGGCTTATTTTGACAGGAAAAGCTTCAGCTGATAAGATCAGTCCCGTCACTGAATATATCAGAGTGAATGAATTGCAGGAATCTATTTCCTATTTAGGTTTCTTGTCGGATGCAGACTATTATCATGCAATTCATCATGCTGATATATTGATTATGCCAAGGAACAATTCTGATTTTTCGAACACCGGGTTTCCTTTTAAACTTGGAGAATATATGGCAACCGGAAATTGTACGATTGTTGCAAGAATTGATTCGTTGATAGGTCTCATCCATGATGACGAAGTTGTTTTTTACCAACCGTCAGACATTCAAGATTTAAAGGAAAGAATGTTGGAGGCCTCTAGTTCCGAACATCTTCGACGAGAAGTCGGGAAGTTAGGGCGTAAAAGGTCATTGTATCATTTCTCATCAAAGAATCATTCAAAAAAATTAATTCGCTTTTTGGAGGCTTAATATGAATTATTTGGTTTTAGTTCCTGACTTAAGGAAACCGGGAGGAGTCGCTAATTACTATAAGTCGATTAAGAATTTTCTTCCGACTAATTATGAGTATTTTACCAGGGGCACGCGGCACCAAGCCACCAGGGTAGTCAATATTAGTTACTTCTTTTACGACTTGGCTCGATTTATTTTCAAAATAAAAAAAAGTAAAACAGTTGTCTTGATTAACAATTCGTTTGGATCATCCAGCCTTACCCGGGATTTTTTATTTGCCCTTATTTGTTACTGGATGAAAATAAAATTTGTGGTTTTTTTTAGAGGATGGGACAATGATTTTGAAACGGTACTGCTAAATAATAATAATAAGCGGAAGATTTTTGTAGACTCGTTTTTTAAAGCTGAGAAAATAATCGTACTGGCATCTGATTTTAAAAAGTTTCTGAGAGTTTTGGGTTATAAAGGCGAATTAGTGTTAGAGACAACTCTTGTAGAAGATTCTCTGGTTGAGTGCTACCATGAAGCAATAATCTCTCAAAAAGTAAAACAGCCCCAAAAAACACTGCTATTTCTTGCCCGAGTAGAGGAAAGTAAGGGCATCTATAAAGTTCTTGAGGTATTTAGCAGAGTTCTACAGAAAGGAATTAGTTGTAATCTGATCATTGCAGGTGGAGGATCTGAAGAATTAGCGGCTAAAAAATATGTGGCAGATAATAGAATCCCTAATGTTCAGTTCTTGGGATTTGTTAAAAGTCTAAAAAAAGCGGAAGTGTTCAATAGCTCTCATATATATTTATTCTTTTCCGAACATGGCGAAGGGATGCCCAATAGTGTCCTGGAGGCAATGGCTATGGGCCTCCCCATTGTTGCTTCCAAAATTGGTGGGATAAAGGATTTCTGTTCCGATCAGATTGGTTTCTTTTATCAAGAATATAATTTAGAAAAGAGTGTGAGTTATATTGTAAAAGTACTAAGAGATGGAGCTTTATACCTAGATATAGCTACGCATAATCGTGGATACGGCGTAGAGCATTTTTCAGCGAAAATAGTCGTCGCGCGTTTACGTTCAATTTTGGAAACTGTTTAATCATCCCGACCTATGTTGTTTAGGGGTTTCATATGGAAGCAAAAGCATAGTTGCTTGTCTAAACTTGCTAAAATCTCATTTTATGTATAAAGATCAATTTCGAGGGTATGATCCTTATGATCTGGCTGAAGCTTCAATTAGCTTGCCCCATTTTATTCTTTCTAAACTCTCTTTTGTAAATAAAGTTTCACCAGTTAACTTTCGAAATCTACTGGGTATTCTTCCAACAGATAATGCCAAGTCTAATGGTTTATGGTTGTGGGCATATGCTCTGGATGGGATCGAGAAACATTCAGGCGAGATTTCTTACCTTTTAGACTGGATTGAGAAAAATAAAGCAACCGATTTTGACGAGTTTTCAATGGGTTTTACATTTAGAATGGCTTTAAGTCGTTATGCCTCAGAACCAGGCAAAACCTCATTGATTATTTCATTATTTATAGTTTTTCCTTTGATCGAGTTGTATAAAAAACAAAAAGACCCTAAGCTGTTAGAAAAAATAGAATCATTTGAAAATCTTTTGGAATACAAATGGTTGAAATATGAAGATGAAACGATCTTATGGTACTCTTATCTACCCGAGAGGTATGATGAAGTATACAATGCTACAGCAAAGGTTGGAAAATTCTACAGCTTGCTACATGGTATTTCGGCTAAACCGAAATATAAAGAAAAAATATTCCGGATTTTGAAATATCTCTCAGAGAAACAAAATTGTGATGGAAGTTGGGGGTATTCAGTTAACTCCTCATATGTTGATAATTTTCACTCTGCATTTGTTTTGGATTCAATTTTTCACATGCGGAAGGTTGTCGATAATGACTGTTTCGAAAGAATGTTTGTGACAGGTCTTAATGATTATCTTCAAAACTGTTTTGACAACGATTTGCGTCCTCTTCATTTCCACAAGAAGCATAAACCCTTGGATATACGATCCCGCATATTGGAGACCGAGATAAGGGATTGTGCCAACGCGATTATTCTTTTTTCAAAATTGGGGATGAAGGGAAAAGCGTCTGGAGTATTAAACTGGACAAATAAATTTCTGCTTGACCCCAAGCGAAACTACTATTATTTCTACAAGAATAAATTATTCTCTAATAAAATCAATTTTGTTCGCTGGCAGGCTTGGATGGCTTTGGCTATTGCGGAATATAACGTGCAATGAAGAAGATTAAACTATTTTTTTACTATCTCGCTTGTTCTAAAATGCCAAGCTCTTGGTGGCCCGGTGGAAAGATTTTCAATAACCTGCGAATTTTCTGTTTGAAAGGGATTGTAACAATTGGAGAGGGAACGAGAATTCAGAAAGGCGTGTATTTTGGGAAAGGCAATGATATCTCAATCGGCAGAAAATGCCAGATAAATGAAATGGTGAGGCTTGACAATGTTTCGATAGGAGATAATGTTATGATTGCCCGAGAATGTATTGTCCTGGGCAAAGTTCATGAAATGAGTAAAATCGATATTCCGATGTCAGAGCAAGGACGCTTTGTTCCTGATGCAACAATAATAGAAGATGATGTGTGGCTGGGGCTTAGAGTGGTCGTATTGCCAGGGGTTATCATCGCAGAAGGATCTGTTGTGGGGGCAGGAGCTGTGGTTTCCAAAAATACAGAACCCTTTGGAATATACGGAGGAGTCCCTGCAAAATTAATCAGATATCGAAATAAGTATGAATAAACTGACACAAAAAGGATCGATAACTCGAAAGCTGGTTGACTACGTTCGATTTTTACATATGTCTTTTGGTAACCACCTCGTTGCTTACATCCCATCTTATTGGGTACGCAAGGTCTGTTATCGTCATATACTTGGAGTACAAATAGGCAAGCACTCTCATATTCAAATGGGAGTCCGTATGTATTCTCCTTACAAGATAAGGATCGGCGACAATTGTTCGATCGGGAATAATTCACTTTTAGATGGACGCCGGGGCATCAAAATTGGGAATAATGTTGATCTGGCAGGATATGTAAAAATACTTACGTTGGGACATGATTTGGATGATCCTGAGTACAGAACGGTTGGCGCTGCTGTTAGTATAGAAGATCATGCCAGTATCTTCACGGGGGCAAGTGTTCTCCCCGGTGTTATTGTTGGAGAAGGTAGCGCGGTTGGTTTAAATGCTGTAGTTACTAAATCCACTGAACCGTGGAAGATATATGTGGGCAATCCGGCAAAATTTGTACGTGATCGAAAAATCTCGAATTTAACATACCTCCATAATTATAAAAGATATTTTCATTAAAATGACTCCAAAACTTATTGTTGATTTTCGCCATCCCGCTCATATTAATTTTTTTAAACCTTCGCTTTATTTGCTTCGGGAAGAAGGATGGAATATAGATATAGTCGTACTTGATCGTGGAAAAGTACCTCGTATAGCTGCAGAAGAGTTTCCCGGTTTCAAAATATACCGTATTGGCCGGCATCGTGGAACAAAATTGTCAATCATTTTTGAGGCCAATATGCTTCGGCTATTGAAAATGGGAGTTTTTTTAGCGATCCATAGATATCATATAGGAATAAGTGTTAGCAGTTTCATCTTGGGAGCAGCAGCCAAGACTATAGGGATGCCTAACTTGCAATTTTATGATGATCCTGAGTATAAAAAACATTTTAAACTTCAGAAGTTAACATCAACGAAAACTTACTATCCTAAAATTAAGGATTTTAGTACGGATATTGAGACTTTCACTGCATTAAAAGAATGGGCTTACTTGTCGCCCCGGTATTTTAGTCCACATGAGAAGGTACTACAGGAATATGAACTGAAAAAGCAGCAATATATATTCGTAAGGGAAGTGATTAATTCGAGTCTTAATTATGAAGATCAGGATGCTAATATAATCTCGACTTTTTCAGATTTATTTCCAGAAGGATTTAAAGTGGTTCTTTCTTTGGAAGATAAAAAAGCACAACGTCTTTACCCTAAGGACTGGATTATTTTGAAAGAACCAGTATCGGATATTCATTCATTAATTTTTTATAGTAAACTGGCTATTTCATCTGGAGATAGTATGGCCCGGGAAGCGGCGATACTGGGGGTTCCGTCTATTTACTGCGGGATACGAGAGATGACTGCAAATAGGGTTTTAATTGAAAAAGGGAGGCTTTTTCATGTTGGTGTTGAAGATTGTGTTGAACATATGTCAAAGTTGATCAATAATGAGTTTGGTTTAGTCGACCAGCAGTCCTTCATTAATCGCCTGAGTGATGACTGGGAAGATGTTACAGAATTTATAGTAAAACGAGTTAAAGAGTTTGCAAAATTTTAAAATACATTAATTATGAAAATATCAATATTCGGTCTGGGGTATGTTGGCTGTGTCGGTCTGGGCTGCTTGGCAGAAAAAGGACATCAGGTCATAGGGGTAGACGTTGTTAAAAACAAAATTGATCTTGTAAACAATGGAAAACCGACAATAATAGAAAAGGATGTTGACGATCTTATTTATGATAATTGGAGAAAAGGACGTATTTATGCTACCGAGAATTATGTAAAGGCAGTTGAGGCAACTGAAGTGTCCTTTATTTGTGTGGGAACACCATCGGGAGTGAACGGACACCTGGATATGAGTTATGTTGATCGTACGGCGGAGAATATAGGTAAGGCATTAGCTCAGAAAAGTGGGTTTCATGTTGTTGTAATAAGAAGTACGGTCTTGCCGGGAACTAATAAAAATATTGGCGAAATTATTGAAAAGGAGTCTGGTCGAATATTAAACCAAGATTTTGCAATAATTTCAAATCCCGAATTTTTAAGAGAAGGTACAGCGGTGAAGGACTATTACAATCCAGCAGTAACCGTGATCGGCTCTGAATGCGATATCGCTACTGCCAAGATGCTTGAGTTGTACGAAAATGTTACTGCTCCCACGATTGTTACTTCTATTAATGTTGCAGAGTTAATTAAATATGTGAATAATTCTTTCCATGCATTAAAAATCACATTTGCGAATGAAGTTGGTAATATCTGCAAGAAACTTGGAATTGACTCACACGAAGTAATGGAGCTTTTTTGCAAAGATGATCAACTGAATATCTCTCCCTATTATTTTAAACCAGGATTTGCATATGGAGGTTCTTGTTTGCCTAAAGATTTAAGAGGACTAAAGACAATGGCACATGATAATTATATAAGTAGTCCTGTTATTGAAGCCATTGAAGTTTCGAATTCACAGCAGAAAGAAATAGCTTACTCGATTATTGAATCAACCCGAAAAAAACATATTGGTATCATCGGTTTATCTTTTAAAAAGGGAACAGATGATTTACGCTATAGCCCATCCGTTGAGTTGTGTGAAAAGTTGCTCGGAAAGGGATATCAACTGGCTATTTATGATCCAAATGTAAATATGACTAAACTGTCAGGTACCAACAAGGATTATGTGGATTTGCATATCCCTCATTTATCAGAATTAATAACAAATGATTTTACTTATGTTGTTGATAATTCAGAAGTTTTGGTTGTCTCTCAAAATTATAAGGGGATATTTTCTGATATAAGAGAAGACCCTCAAAAAATAATTGTTGATTTAGTGAAAATCAAGGCACTAAGGAATCATCCTAACTATCACGGTATTTGTTGGTAGTATTGGTATCTTCCTTCTATTTCGGAAATTGTCGTTTCCGGGTTTTGAGACTGCATAGTGATGGTTCTAGTAATCGGCTTCCTTTAATCTGTCCTTACCGATTTTATTCCTGAATATCCATATTCTTATAAAAACTCAATATAGTTAGATAATGAATTCTACTGAAAAGAAGCTATTATTAATTTATCTCATCATTGATCTGTTTTTGATCAATTTCTCCGTGAGTATTATTTATTATTATAAGTTCTATTTTCTCCATTATAAGGTTTTTGAACAAGTGCTCTTTTCCTTTAATTTATCATGGCTGCTAGCGCTGTCAATGTACCGACGTAAGAATTTGTTTCTTCGAAATGGATTTTTAAACCGGGTGGCACGTAGTACAACTCGTTTCATGATTTTCACGGTTATCTTTGCTTTTATTATTGTTATCATTGGACATGACGATATTCCGAGGGCTTTTTTAACACTTAGTAGTTTCGTTTTTCTATCCTTAAATCTGTTATTTTATTATTTGGTTTATACTCTTTTAGGAATATTCCGAAGATACGGTCATTATATGACCAAAGTATTGATAATTGGTGCAGGAAGAAGTGGACAGGACGTCGGGCATTTTATTGATGTAAACCTAGAAATGGGGTATTCAGTAGTGGGATATCTTGATGATAATTTGGAGCTTAAAGATAAAGTCTCCGTTCTTGGGGGGATTGATGAACTGAGTGAGTTGTATAATAGGTTTATGTTTAATGAGATAATTATTACTCTTCCATTAATATATGAAGAGAAAATCAGTGAGATATTGGCTGTTGCTGAATACAACGGTATTAGGGTGAGATTAATTCCTGATTTTTATCGGTTGATAAAGCATACTTATAGTATTGAGACAAAAGACGCTATTCCATTTCTCAACGTTCACCAAATACCGCTGGATAACTTTAATTTTCAAATCTGCAAAAGAGTGTTTGATATCCTTTTCTCATCAGTGGTTCTTCTATGTCTTTCTCCTATTTTGGTTTTGTTGGCATTGTCTATCTGGATTGAATCAAGGGGGCCGGTTTTCTATAAACCTGTAAGATTAGGAAAAGGAGGTAAGGAATTTACTATCTATAAATTTCGCTCAATGAGCGTTTGTGACGTCGCTGTTGGCGGGGCTAATTCAACAAAGAAGAATGATGATCGGATTACTTCTGTTGGGCGTATTATTCGGAAATATAGTTTAGACGAACTTCCACAGTTTTTGAATGTTTTTTTGGGAGATATGTCAGTAGTCGGTCCTCGACCTCATCGAGTTTGGTTAAATAAAGATCTTCAGTCAAAAGTTCAGGGGTATATGATGCGTCACTACGTTAAGCCGGGTATTACAGGATGGGCGCAAGTGAATGGCTGGAGGGGACCAACTGAAACCAGACAACAACGATATGGCCGAACACTCCACGATCTTTGGTACATTGAAAATTGGTCCTTTCTTTTAGATCTCTGGATTATATTCCTGACAGTATTCGGCGTGAAAACTCGGAAAAATGCTTTCTGACCAGAATTCGGTTATTCTTTTGGGTATTGGCAGATTTCATTGATCGATATAAGTTTGGAAAAATGTTGAGAGCTTTATTCGTAGTGCAGGCTTGTGCCCTGATATTTTTTAACCACTTAGGCTACGGACAAGAAAAGACTGGTGAAGTGCAATCTCTTCCTATTCACGAAGAAATATTTCGTTTAAGTTCTCATTCAATTGTTAATCTGAATGGGGTCACTCCATTTTGGTTTTATTCGAACACTTGCGGACAGGTTGAAAAGAGTAAAAAATCAGGACAGTATTTTGTGGGAGAGCTTTATTGCTCAAAACAAGTTGGAAAGATATCTATGGTGTCAGGGATTGAACTAATAAATTATGATGTTGGTAAAAAAAATATTTTAACACAGCTATTCCTTAACCTGCGATATAAAAAACTACTCCTGAGAATTGGAAAAGAAAGATTCACAATTGGACAGTATGGTGATAATTTGTCTTCCGGATCAATGTTTATTAGTTCAAATGCAAGGCCATTACCTCGCATAGGAATTGGATATTATGATTATGAAAATGTACCATTTTCAAATGGTTGGTTGGTATTTAAAGGCGCTTGTCATTTAGTTCTTTTAAATGATGATCGGGGAGAGAAGGGGACTGACAAACCTTATCTTCATGAGAAGTTTCTATACATTAAAACAAATAATAAGTTTTTAAATCTATGGTTGGGAATGAATCACTCAGTACTTATGGGGGGGGCTTATCCCGGTGGATTCAGGATTCCTGTTGATTTTGACGCATCTTTCTTTGGGAAGGGGTCAAATAAATTTCCCAAAAGCTTTCAGGGGGAACAAAATAATGCGGCAGGTGCTCATTTCGGGTTATTTGATTTTGGAGCGAAATTCCAAAGAAGTCTCTGGCAAATTCAGACTTGGTATCAGAAACCAATTTCAGATGGGTCTGGTTTGCATGGTATTTTTAAAATGAATCATGATAAGGTGATAGGAGTAAATTTAGAGTTTTATGGAAAGCGAATCATTAATCACTTCGTTTTTGAATACCTGAAGACAGATCATCAAAGTGGGAAAGGTATCCCAAACTTTCCCCGAAATAGTGAACTTGGAAACATTGATGCTATTGAGGATTACGATTTTTATCTCTATCAGAACTATGGAATAACGACATCTGGTATTTCAAAAGAGGAATTCATAAAATACCTCTTGGTGTATATTAATGGAGGAGAGAAGCTTGGAGGTAGAGATAACTACTATAACAATGGCATGTACCATATGGGAAACTCATACCACGGCAACTCAATTGGAACTCCTTTATTTTTTACGGAATCGGACGCCGAGTTCTGGAGGGGGGCCTCCAAATTCTCTTACGATCATTATTTTATTAGCAACAGAGTAATCGCGTATCACTTTGGAATTTCTGGTTGGTTTGGTCAACGGATTAACTATCGCTTGCTTCAAACTTTTTCGATAAACAAAGGAAGTTATGCGGGCAAGTATCAAGGGATTTTTAATTGGAATGAACAACCAAACTATTTTTTCAGCAAAGGACTTCATCAAAACTATTTTTTATTTGAGCTGAATTACTTCTTAAAAGAAACACCATTGGTGCTATCTATAAGTGAGGGATGGGATATGGGGCAGATTGCTAAATCGAATGCCTTTCAGTTTTCAGTATCCTGGATGTTGTGACTTTGTTAGTTTGGCTCTTTTTTATGTTCTCATCAGTTCTTTTGAGTGCGATAAATCTTATTAATCGGAAAATATGAAAATGATTAAGTTAAAACTATTACTATTTCTTTTTATTTCAGTAGGCTTTGGGTCTTGCAGGTCAAATAAAGATCTGACCTACTTCCAGAATCTGTCGTCAGAAAATTTTCGAACTCAGGCAATATTTTCAATCGAAAACTATAAACTTCAGGAAAGTGACAATTTATATATCAAAGTCGTTTCTGTTGACCCGAATGTATCACAATTGTTTAATTCATCTAGTGGATCGGGAAGCTTCGGAGGAACCTCTCAGCAATACGGATCGGAAGTGACACAGCATCTGAATGGTTATCAGGTTGATAAGTTGGGTTTTGTAGAATTGCCTATTGTTGGAAAACTATTTGTCTTAAACAAAACACTTTTAGATGCGAGGGAGCTAATCTATCACGAAATAAAAAAGTATTTTAAAGAGGTGACCGTTTATGTGAAGTTAATGAGTTTTGAATATACCGTGATGGGAGAAGTGTCAAAACCCGGAGTTTATTCTTGTTTCAAAAATACGAGAACAATTTTGGAGGCCATTAGTCAAGCCAGTGGAACAACTGACTATGCAAAACTGAAAAATGTAATTGTTTTGCGTGGCAGTGGAGAGGAGAAACAATCGATAAGAATTGATTTTACAGATCGGTCATTTCTGAATTCAGAAGCATATTATTTACAGCCTGATGATGTTGTGTATGTTTGTCCGGACAAATATAAAAATGCACGGCTGAATTCATCTACCTACTCATTGCTTTTAACTTCAATAACTACTTTGATTGTTTTCCTAAAATATATTAACTAAAAGCTATATTTTTCAAATTACCCTTGTATGGACCATACTGATAAATTACTCGATACAATAGAAAAGAAAGGGAACAAGCCTGTTGATTTGAAGCAGTTTCTGACGAAATTATTACTTAATTGGCACTTGTTTGTTATATTTCTTTTAATAAGTCTCGCAACAGCTTATTTGTATAACAAGCTGGCTCCACCGGTTTATTCTGCCAGCAGTCTTATTCTTATAAAAGAAAAGCAGGCTGATGGGATGGATCTAAATAATCTTCTTGACAATTTTCAGTTGAAAACAAATGTAAAATTAGCTAATCATATTGGTATATTAACATCATTAAGTTTGAATCAACAAGTTGTTAGGAAATTGGACTGGAAAGTTTCCTGGTTTCAAGATGTTTTTTTATGGAATTATGATCTGTCAGAAAACCCACCCTATCAGATTGTTTTAGATGCTACCGACTATTACATTCCTAATTTGTCGCTCGATATTATTCCTCTTGATAGCAGTAAGTATCGACTAACGATAGATGATGAGACCTACATAAAAGGACAAGAACAACATATTGAATTTGAGCAGGAAGGAGTGTTTGGTCAAAAATTTGAAAATGAGTATTTCCGTTTTACCCTTAATAAACTCACCGAGTATCCGGAAGGGAAAATCTTTTTTCAATTTAATAGTCTGGATCAACTGGCATTGTATTATAAAAATCATGTCGAGGTTTCGTCGGTTAACAAAGATGCCGATTTAATTGAGTTAAACTTAAATGGCCAATCCCGGTTAAAGGTAACTCAATATTTAAATGAGCTGATGAATGAATACGTTGAATATGGACTGGATGAAAAAAATTTGACAACTGAGAATACTATTCAGTTTATAGATAGACAATTGGCTGATATTGTCGATACATTGCGAATTACGGGTGACGATTTTACTGAATATCGGGCAAAAAATAAAGTATTTGACTTAGGGCAGAAAGCGTCGTTAGTCGTAGAGAAATTAGTCAAATTGGAATCAGAAGAGTCACTGCTAAAAATGCAAATCAATTATTATGAGAACCTGAACGGTTATCTGGATGATTCTGAAAGAATGAAAAAGATGATTGCTCCTTCTGTGGTTGGAGTTACTGATCAGGCACTCAACAGTATGGTGGGTAAACTCATTGAACTCTATGGAAATAAGGAGACACTTTCATATAGTCTGGAAGATATAAATCCAAGTATACAAATGCTTGATAGGGAAATTGCCTATGTGAAGAGAAGTCTTCAGGAAAATACGATTAATTTGATTAATAATGCGAAACAAGACCTTGGTTCTTTAGGGCAAGAAATTGCCGAAATTGAAGAAATGTTAGTCAAATATCCTAGAACGGAACAGGATTTAATCAATATTCGAAGAATGTTTGATTTGAATAATGAGTTATATACATTTCTACTTCAGAAAAGAGCAGAAGCAGAGATAGCTAAAGCATCTAATATTCCAGATGTAAAAATTGTAGATAAAGCGACTTTGCTCACATTAATAGAGAAGGGCCCTAAAAAGAGGCTGAGCTATATTATCGGACTTTTTATAGGTTTGTTTATACCTTTTTCAATATTAACAGTTCGGGATTATTTTGATGAAACCATTCATACACCCGATGAGGTGAAAAAGTTGACAGAAATCCCCCTTGTTGGAAAAGTATTTCATAACTCATTTGCAGAGGCAGTTCCGATTGTAGAACATCCGAGATCATCTTTGGCAGAGTCTTTACGTGATTTGAGGACAAATATAGAGTATATTACCCTGAACAAGTATCCGGTAGTAATAGGAGTTCACTCTGTTATTCCAAGTGAAGGAAAATCTTTTGT
The DNA window shown above is from uncultured Sunxiuqinia sp. and carries:
- a CDS encoding glycosyltransferase, which translates into the protein MANVIVFAPICFEQGMAGSKRLGNLSKDIPPRYAVVNLFAGMNGKKTRGHTSLSFSGFVEFYHQVVRLKRDYEMAYFYYYGYPTIQNIHYLLLVHLLGYHLILDIVEDYRVVRGLKKGLRWKIKINVSLLLLKLSRFFPISYVGISEPIIQWLNNYIADAQRIICIPVSVDSELIHRIKKKEVTAGDRLTFFYGGTFAEKDDILILLEAFNLLVKSYSRGVKPRLILTGKASADKISPVTEYIRVNELQESISYLGFLSDADYYHAIHHADILIMPRNNSDFSNTGFPFKLGEYMATGNCTIVARIDSLIGLIHDDEVVFYQPSDIQDLKERMLEASSSEHLRREVGKLGRKRSLYHFSSKNHSKKLIRFLEA
- a CDS encoding glycosyltransferase family 4 protein, encoding MKIKFVVFFRGWDNDFETVLLNNNNKRKIFVDSFFKAEKIIVLASDFKKFLRVLGYKGELVLETTLVEDSLVECYHEAIISQKVKQPQKTLLFLARVEESKGIYKVLEVFSRVLQKGISCNLIIAGGGSEELAAKKYVADNRIPNVQFLGFVKSLKKAEVFNSSHIYLFFSEHGEGMPNSVLEAMAMGLPIVASKIGGIKDFCSDQIGFFYQEYNLEKSVSYIVKVLRDGALYLDIATHNRGYGVEHFSAKIVVARLRSILETV
- a CDS encoding acyltransferase, with amino-acid sequence MKKIKLFFYYLACSKMPSSWWPGGKIFNNLRIFCLKGIVTIGEGTRIQKGVYFGKGNDISIGRKCQINEMVRLDNVSIGDNVMIARECIVLGKVHEMSKIDIPMSEQGRFVPDATIIEDDVWLGLRVVVLPGVIIAEGSVVGAGAVVSKNTEPFGIYGGVPAKLIRYRNKYE
- a CDS encoding acyltransferase, encoding MNKLTQKGSITRKLVDYVRFLHMSFGNHLVAYIPSYWVRKVCYRHILGVQIGKHSHIQMGVRMYSPYKIRIGDNCSIGNNSLLDGRRGIKIGNNVDLAGYVKILTLGHDLDDPEYRTVGAAVSIEDHASIFTGASVLPGVIVGEGSAVGLNAVVTKSTEPWKIYVGNPAKFVRDRKISNLTYLHNYKRYFH
- a CDS encoding DUF354 domain-containing protein; the protein is MTPKLIVDFRHPAHINFFKPSLYLLREEGWNIDIVVLDRGKVPRIAAEEFPGFKIYRIGRHRGTKLSIIFEANMLRLLKMGVFLAIHRYHIGISVSSFILGAAAKTIGMPNLQFYDDPEYKKHFKLQKLTSTKTYYPKIKDFSTDIETFTALKEWAYLSPRYFSPHEKVLQEYELKKQQYIFVREVINSSLNYEDQDANIISTFSDLFPEGFKVVLSLEDKKAQRLYPKDWIILKEPVSDIHSLIFYSKLAISSGDSMAREAAILGVPSIYCGIREMTANRVLIEKGRLFHVGVEDCVEHMSKLINNEFGLVDQQSFINRLSDDWEDVTEFIVKRVKEFAKF
- a CDS encoding nucleotide sugar dehydrogenase produces the protein MKISIFGLGYVGCVGLGCLAEKGHQVIGVDVVKNKIDLVNNGKPTIIEKDVDDLIYDNWRKGRIYATENYVKAVEATEVSFICVGTPSGVNGHLDMSYVDRTAENIGKALAQKSGFHVVVIRSTVLPGTNKNIGEIIEKESGRILNQDFAIISNPEFLREGTAVKDYYNPAVTVIGSECDIATAKMLELYENVTAPTIVTSINVAELIKYVNNSFHALKITFANEVGNICKKLGIDSHEVMELFCKDDQLNISPYYFKPGFAYGGSCLPKDLRGLKTMAHDNYISSPVIEAIEVSNSQQKEIAYSIIESTRKKHIGIIGLSFKKGTDDLRYSPSVELCEKLLGKGYQLAIYDPNVNMTKLSGTNKDYVDLHIPHLSELITNDFTYVVDNSEVLVVSQNYKGIFSDIREDPQKIIVDLVKIKALRNHPNYHGICW
- a CDS encoding undecaprenyl-phosphate glucose phosphotransferase, yielding MNSTEKKLLLIYLIIDLFLINFSVSIIYYYKFYFLHYKVFEQVLFSFNLSWLLALSMYRRKNLFLRNGFLNRVARSTTRFMIFTVIFAFIIVIIGHDDIPRAFLTLSSFVFLSLNLLFYYLVYTLLGIFRRYGHYMTKVLIIGAGRSGQDVGHFIDVNLEMGYSVVGYLDDNLELKDKVSVLGGIDELSELYNRFMFNEIIITLPLIYEEKISEILAVAEYNGIRVRLIPDFYRLIKHTYSIETKDAIPFLNVHQIPLDNFNFQICKRVFDILFSSVVLLCLSPILVLLALSIWIESRGPVFYKPVRLGKGGKEFTIYKFRSMSVCDVAVGGANSTKKNDDRITSVGRIIRKYSLDELPQFLNVFLGDMSVVGPRPHRVWLNKDLQSKVQGYMMRHYVKPGITGWAQVNGWRGPTETRQQRYGRTLHDLWYIENWSFLLDLWIIFLTVFGVKTRKNAF
- a CDS encoding capsule assembly Wzi family protein; the protein is MLRALFVVQACALIFFNHLGYGQEKTGEVQSLPIHEEIFRLSSHSIVNLNGVTPFWFYSNTCGQVEKSKKSGQYFVGELYCSKQVGKISMVSGIELINYDVGKKNILTQLFLNLRYKKLLLRIGKERFTIGQYGDNLSSGSMFISSNARPLPRIGIGYYDYENVPFSNGWLVFKGACHLVLLNDDRGEKGTDKPYLHEKFLYIKTNNKFLNLWLGMNHSVLMGGAYPGGFRIPVDFDASFFGKGSNKFPKSFQGEQNNAAGAHFGLFDFGAKFQRSLWQIQTWYQKPISDGSGLHGIFKMNHDKVIGVNLEFYGKRIINHFVFEYLKTDHQSGKGIPNFPRNSELGNIDAIEDYDFYLYQNYGITTSGISKEEFIKYLLVYINGGEKLGGRDNYYNNGMYHMGNSYHGNSIGTPLFFTESDAEFWRGASKFSYDHYFISNRVIAYHFGISGWFGQRINYRLLQTFSINKGSYAGKYQGIFNWNEQPNYFFSKGLHQNYFLFELNYFLKETPLVLSISEGWDMGQIAKSNAFQFSVSWML